The DNA region TTGCCGGCGCGATTGCGACGGGGCGCACCACGGGGCGGAGCCAGCCGAAGGAGGGGGGATGAGCGGAGATAAAAAGAATGAACCGGGGGCGGAGGGCGGGCGAAGCGAAGCCCCCCTCCGAGGCGGCGGGTCCCCGGTTGCCGGCGCGATTGCGACGGGGCGCACCACGGGGCGGTGCAGTTACATCAGGATGGAGAGGACGGAGCGCTCGGCGAGCGCGAGGAGGTCCCGGGGGAGGATCCCCAGGATGAGGACCGCCGCCGCCGCCACGCAGAGCGCGAGCGAGAAGGCGGTCCGGGGCGGCCGGGGCACGGGGGCGTCGGCCGCGGCCGGCGTCATGTACATGAAGACGACGATCCGCAGGTAGTAGTAGACGGAGGCGGCGCTGTTCAGGACCCCGATCACCGCCAGCCCGATATAGCCGCTTTTCACCGCCGCGCTGAAGAGGTAGAACTTGCCCACGAAGCCGGCCGTGGGGGGGATCCCGGCCAGCGAGACGAGGAAGAGGGTCAACAGCGCTCCGAGCGCCGGATAGCGGAAACCGACCCCGGCCAGGTGGCGGATGTCGTACCCGTCGTCCTCCTTCTGCGCAAGCAGGATGATCACCCCGAAGGCGCCGAGGTTCATGAAGGCGTAGACCAGCAGATAGAAGAGGGAGGCCTGCCCGCCGAGGAGGTCGCCGGAGACCAGCCCGACCAGGATGTACCCGGCGTGGGCGATCGAGGAGTAGGCGAGCAGCCGCTTCAGGTTGTCCTGCCAGAGGGCCGACAGGTTCCCGACCGTCATCGTCAGGACCGCCAGGACCCAGAGGACCTTCCACAGGACGGGCTGCATCCCGGGGAGAGCGGTCAGCAGCACCCGGATCAGCGCGGCGAAGGCGGCCGCCTTGACGGCGGCCGCCATGAAGGCGGTCACCACCGTCGGCGCCCCCTCGTAGGCGTCCGGAGTCCACATGTGGAAGGGAACGAGCGACACCTTGAAGGCGAAGCCGACCAGCAGCAGCCCCACGCCGGCCAGGAAGAGGGGGCTCTCCGCCAGCCGCGGATCGTAGAGCATCGTGGCCAGCACCGGGATCTTCGTCGTCCCCGCGGCCGCGTAGATCAGCGCGATCCCGTAGAGGAAAAACCCGGAGGCGAAGGCCCCGAGGAGGAAATACTTGAAGGCCCCCTCGATCGAGGAGAGCCGGCCCCGGTGGAACCCGACCAGGACGTAGATCGGGATCGACATCGTCTCCAGCCCCAGGAAGACCGTCATCAGGTCGGTCCCCTTCGCCATGATCATCATCCCCGAGGTGGAGAGGAGGAGAAGGGAGTAGAACTCCCCCTTGTGGGTCCCCTCCCATTCGGAGTAGCCGGTCGCCATGAGCAGCGTCAGTGCGCAGGCGGTCAGGATGACCATGTCGAAGAATGCGCCCAGCCCATCGCGGGAGAGCATGCCGGAGAAGCCGTCGATCCGGGCCGGCCCCAACGCGAAGACGCAGAAGAGGGCGATCGCGACGCCGAAGAAACTCACCCAGCAGAGGACCCGCCGGTTCTCCTCGGGGAGCACCACGTCGAGGAAGAGGATGAAGAGCGCGGTCGCCACCACGACGATCTCGGGAAGGACGCTGTACACGCTCATCGCCAGCGCGTGGGAATCCATGGGAATCGGCGTCATCCTTTCCTCACTTCCGGATGTCGAAATAGCGGGCGAGAAGCGTCTCGCCCGGCGGTGCTTCGGACAGCGCCGCCTGCCGCTTCGTCTCGATCCGCAGGACGAGCGCCTCCACGGAGCCGTCCATCTTCCGAAGGAACGTCTGGGGGTAGATCCCGATCCAGAAGACGAACAGGAGGATCGGCAGGATGTAGGCCACCTCCCGCGCCTTCATGTCCGGCAGATGCCGGTTCTTCTCGTTCGTGATCGGCCCGAACATCACCCGCTGGAACATCCAGAGCATGTAGACCGCCGAGAAGATGACCCCGCTGGCCGCCACCACCGTCAGCGCCGGCATCGGCTTGAAGGCCCCCACCAGGATGAGAAACTCGCCGACGAAGCTGTTCAGCCCCGGCAGCCCGATCGAGGAGAGGGTGATGATCATGAAGCAGGCGGCGTACACGGGGAGCCCCTTGGCGAGCCCGCCGAACTCCGAGATGAGGCGGGTGTGGCGCCTCTCGTAGAGGATCCCGACGAGGAGGAAGAGGGCCCCGGTCGAGATGCCGTGGTTGACCATCTGGAGGATGCTCCCCTCGATCCCCTGGAGGTTGAAGGCGAACATCCCGAGCATCACGAACCCGAGGTGGGCCACGGAGGAGTAGGCCACGAGCTTCTTGATGTCCTTCTGGACCATCGCCACCAGGGCGCCGTAGACGATCCCGACCACCGCGAGCGTCGCCAGGACCGGCGCCAGGTCCACGGCGGCCACGGGGAAGAGGGGAATCGCGAGCCGGAGGAACCCGTAGGTCCCCATCTTGAGCAGCACCGCCGCCAGGATGACCGACCCCGCGGTGGGGGCGTCCACGTGGGCGTCGGGGAGCCAGGTGTGGAACGGGAACATCGGGACCTTGAAGGCGAAGGCCAGCGCGAAGGCGGCGAACATCCAGAACTGGAGCTTCACGGGGATCGACAGCTCGTACATCGCGAACAGGTCGGTGGAGTAGACCCCGGTCACCGCGTAGTGGTGGAAATAGAGGGCGATGATGGCGACCAGCATCAGGACCGATCCGGCGAAGGTGTAGAGGAAGAACTTGATCGCCGAGTAGATCCGCCGGTCGCTCCCCCAGACCCCGATCAGGAAGTACATCGGGATGAGCACCAGCTCCCAGAAGATGTAGAACAGGAAGAGGTCGGCCGCGAGGAAGACCCCCACCATCCCGACCTCGAGGAGGAGCATGAAGATCATGAACTCCTTCACATGCTTCTCGACGGAGGTGTAGGTGGAGAGGATGGTCAGGGGCATCAGGAAGGTGGTCAGCATCAGGAGCCACAGGGAGATCCCGTCCACCCCGACGTGGTAGCTGATCCCGTATTCCGGAATCCAGGGAACCTTCCGGACGAACTGCATCGCCGCCGACGTCCCGTCGAGGCCGATCGCCACGGGGAGGGAGAGGAGGAACTCCAGGGCCGTCACGAGCAGGGTCGCGTCCCGCAGCAGCCGGGGTTTCCCCTTCGGCAGGAAGACCAGCAGGAGCGCCCCCGCCAGCGGCAGGAAGATCAGCACCGTCAGGATGTTTCCCGTCAGCTGCGCCGGAATCCAGCTCATCTGCACACGTTCCGCATCGACTCCCCCGTCCTTCCTACCGCCAGTACAGCATGCCGAGGATGACCACCGCCCCGAGCAGGAGGGAAAAGGCGTAGTTCCCCACGAACCCGGTCTGAAGCCGGCGGAAGTACCCGCCCGCCCCCCGCACCAGCGTCCCGACGCCGTTCACCATCCCGTCGATGAAGGCGGCGTCGAAGGCCTCCCACAGCCAGACCGATCCGCTCACGATCCTCCGCACGATCGCCGCGTCGTAGATCTCGTCCACGTAATACTTGTGGAGCACCATGCCGTAGAGCCCCGGCACCCGGTCGGCGATCTCCTTCGGCTTTTCCGTGCGGGCCCGGTAGAGGTACCAGGCCAGCCCGATCCCGCAGAGCGCCACCGCCACCGACCCGGCCATCAGCAGGTACTCGAGCGCCGCCGAGTGGTGGGCTCCCCCGGCTGCCCCTCCCGCCGGGTGGGCGAAGACGGGGGCGAGCCATTCCTCGAAGTAGTTGTGGCCCCCGAGGACGTGGGGGATGCCGACCCACCCGCCGGCCACCGACAGGACCGCCAGGATCATCAGCGGCACGGTCATCGACGGGGGGGATTCGTGGACATGCTTCTCCACCGCGGGGTCCATCCGCGACTCCCCGTAGAAGGTCATGAAGATCAGCCGGAACATGTAGAAGGCGGTGATCCCGGCCGCAACCGAGCCGACCAGCCAGAGGCCGACGTGCCCGTGCTCCGAGGAGAAGGCCTTCCAGAGGATCTCGTCCTTGGAGAAGAACCCCGCAAGCGGCGGAAGCCCCGCGATCGCGAAGGTGGCGAGGAACATCGTCCAGTAGGTGATCGGAAGGTGCCTCTTCAGCGATCCCATCTTCCGCAAGTCCTGCTCGCCGGAGAGGGCGTGGATCACGGAACCCGAGCCGAGGAACAGCAGCGCCTTGAAGAAGGCGTGGGTCATCAGGTGGAAGATCCCGGCGGTGAAGGCCCCCACCCCGCAGGCGAGGAACATGTACCCCAGCTGGGAGACGGTCGAGTAGGCCAGCACCCGCTTGATGTCGTTCTGGGCGATCCCGATCGTCGCGGCGAAGATGGCGGTCGCGGCCCCCACCACCGCCACCACCCCCATCGAGACCGGGGCCAGCAGGAACAGGGTGCTCGTCCGGGCGACCATGTAGACCCCCGCCGTGACCATCGTCGCGGCATGGATCAGGGCGGAGACGGGGGTCGGCCCCTCCATCGCGTCCGGTAGCCAGACGTGGAGCGGGATCTGGGCCGACTTGCCGGTCGCCCCCATGAAGAGGAGCAGGGTGATCGCGGTGGCGATCCCGGTCGTCAGCGCCCCGCTCTCCCGCAGCCCGGGGACCCGGGCGAAGACCTCGGTGTACTCGATCGAGCCGAAGGTCCAGAAGACGAGGAACATGGCGACCAGGAACCCGAAGTCGCCGACCCGGTTCACGATGAAGGCCTTCTTCCCCGCGTCGGCGGCGCTCTTCTTCTCGTACCAGTAGCCGATCAGCAGGTAGGAGCAGAGCCCCACCCCCTCCCAGCCGATGAACATCATGAGGAAATTGCTCCCCAGGACCAGGAGCAGCATCGCGAAGGTGAAGAGGTTCAGGTAGACGAAGTAGCGGGCGAAGGCTTTTTCGTGCGACATGTACCCGGCGGAGTAGACGTGGATGAGGAACCCGACCCCGGTGACGACCAGGATCATCACCGACGAGAGCGGGTCGAGCTGGAAGGCGGCGGGGGCGAAAAAGCCGCCCGCCTGGATCCAGGAGAAGATCTCCCGGACGAAGATCCGCTCCGCGGGGGGCCGCGCCGCCAGGGCGAGGACCGAAAGCGCCGACACGACGAAGGCGGCTCCCACGACCGCCGGCCCGACGAAGGAGACCAGCTTCCGGTAGGCCGGGGGGGCGGGATGGCCTCCGTGGGCGTCTCTCCCGTGGGAATCCCCGCCGTGCCCGTGCTCCCCGTGCGCGTCGGTCCCGAGCAGCAGCGGCCGCTCGATGAAGAGCGCGATCGCCCCGTTCACGATCACCCCGAGGAGGGGGAGCGCGGGGACGAGCCAGAGGTAGTCGAGGAAGGCGTTCACCATTTCAGGACGCTCAGCTCCGTGATGTCGACCGTCTCCTTGAGCCGGAAGATCGCGATCAGGATCGCCAGCCCCACCGCCGCCTCGGCCGCCGCCACCGTCATCACCATGAAGGCGAAGACCGACCCGGTCACGTCGCCCAGGTAGGATCCGGTCGCGATGAAGGCCACGTTCACCCCGTTCAGCATGATCTCCACGCTCATCAGGACGATCAGCGCGTTCTTGCGCGTCACCACCCCCGCCACGCCGATCCCGAACAGGATCGCGGAGAGGATCAGGTAGGGGGCCGGTCCCATCATGACGGCTTCCTCTTCGCCAGCGCGATCGCCCCGATCACGGCGGCCAGCAGCAGGACCGAGGTGACCTCGAAGGCGAGCAGGTAGTCGGTGAACAGCGCGCGCCCCACCGCACGGACCGAGCCGTGGTCGGCCGCCGGAACGTCGGACATCCCGAACCGCAGGGCCACGACGGCCGTCTCGAGCATCAACAGCCCCGCGGCGACCGCCCCCAGCAGCCGCATCCCGGTCATCCGCTCGACCGGAAGCTTCTCCTCCGGGACGTTGATCAGCATGATCACGAAGACGAACAGGACCACCACCGCCCCCGCGTAGACGATGACCTGGATCGCCGCGAGGAAGTGGGCCTGCCGCAGGGCGAAGAGCGCCGCGACCGCGAACAGCGTCAGGATCAGGTAGAGCGCGGACGACATCGGGTGCTTCCGCGTGACCACCATGAGCGCCCCGCCCACCGCGATCGCCCCGAACAGGAGGAACAGGATCGGTTCCATCGCCTCCCTACTTCTCCAGCAGCATGTCGATCGTGTAGATCAGCTTCTCCCGCGTGTCGGCGGGAGGAGTGTACCAGCCGGTGTCCATCCGGATCGCGTCGCAGGGGCAGGCCTCGACGCAGAGCCCGCAGAAGATGCACCGGAGCATGTCGATGTCGAACCGCACGGGGTACTTCTCGATCTTCGGGTCGGGCGACTCCCCCGCCACGATCGTGATGCAGACCGCGGGGCAGGCGGTCGAGCAGCAGTAGCAGGCCACGCAGCGGGGCGACCCGTCGGGCCGCTTCATCAGCCGGTGCAGCCCCCGGAAGCGGGGGGGCATCACGCGCCGGACCTCGGGGTACTCGATCGTGGGGATGTTCTCCTGGTGCCGGAGATTCCGGAGCATGTGCCCCATCGTCACGCCGAGCCCCTTCACGATCTCCACGAGGTAGAAGATCTCCCCGAAGGACATCTTCCGCGGCCGGGCCACCTTTTTCACGCCGATCGCCATCGCCTTTTAGCCCCCGCTCCCGCCGAACAGGAGCAGGACCGCCCCGGTCAGGAAGATGTTCAGCAGCGAAAGCGGCAGCATCACCTTCCACCCCAGCCGCATCACCTGGTCGTACCGGAAGCGGGGGATCGTCCACCGGACCCAGATGAAGAGCCAGGCGAAGAAGACCACCTTGCCGAACAGCCCCCCGATCCGCAGCAGGGGGACGACCGCCGCCGGTACCCCGATCGCGAATCCCCCGGGGAGGGTGAATCCGGCGTCGCCGAGGTAGGGGAACTGCCACCCGCCGAAGAAGAGGGTCGCCACCACGAGAGAGCCGACCACCATGTGGAAGTATTCCGCCATCATGAACATGGAGAACTTGAAGGAGCCGTACTCCGTGTGGAACCCGGCCACCAGCTCCGACTCTCCCTCGGGGAGGTCGAAGGGGGTCCGGTTCGCCTCGGCGTAGAGCGCCACGAGAAAGAGGATGAACCCGAGCGGCTGGACGAAGACCCCCCACTTCGGGAGGATCCCGAAGAGCAGGTCCCCCTGCGAGCGGACGATCGCGGAGAGCTGGACGCTCTGGAACACCATCAGCACGCCGACCACGGAAAGCCCGAGCGACACCTCGTAGGAGATCATCTGGGCCGAGGCGCGCAGCCCCCCCAGCAGCGGGTACTTGCTGTTCGAGGCCCACCCCGCCAGGATCACCCCGTAGACCGTCAGCCCCGACACGGCGAAGAGGTAGAGGATCCCGACGTTGAGATCCGCGATCTGGAGGGCGACCTTGCGCCCCGCGATCGTGACGTCCGGCCCGAAGGGGATGATGGCGATCGTCATCAGCGTCGGCGCGAGGGCGAACATCGGGGCCATCTGGTAGAAGAGCCGGTGGGCCCGGTCCGGGATGAAGTCCTCCTTGAAGAGGAACTTGATCGCGTCGGCCAGCGGGTGGAAGATCCCGCCGAGCGTCATCCCCAGGATTCGCGCCCGGTTCGGCCCGCGGCGGTCCTGCAGGTAGGCGGCGCCCTTGCGCTCCGCCCAGGTCATCACGACGACGAAGGTCAGGCAGAAGGTGAGGAACACCGCGATCCGGGTCACCGCCACGATGAGGTCGAAGAGGCCGATCATCTCCCCTCCTCCGCGACCTGCCCCCCGGGGCCGATCGACTCGTAGCTCATCCCGGCGAAGGGCGGGCAGGATTCCGCGAGCGCCTTGAAGACCGGGCCCTCCCCGGTGAAGTTCCACTCCGTCCCCAGCCGCACGGCGAGCCCGTTGAGGATCTCGATCCCGGTGCGCGCCTTCCCCCGCGGCGGGAAGGCCATCCGGAACCGCTGCACCCGGCCGGCGTGGTTCGTGAAGGTCCCTCCCCGCTCGGCGAAGGAGGCGCAGGGAAGCACCGCGTGGGCCGACCGGTAGACCGGCCCTTCGTTCGTCCCGACCTGCGCGACGAACGGGACGTTCTGCAGGAGCAGCGCCGTCTCCCCGTCCGAAAGGTCTCCCAGCTGGTTCCCGAAGAACAGCAGCGCCCGGATCTTCCCCTCGTAGATCCGCCGCACGATCCCGTCGAACCGATCCTCGGAGATCCCCAGAAGCTGCGCCCCCCGGCTGTTCGGGTTCTTGTCCTCCCGGAGGAGGAAGTCGTCCGAGACCGTCTCTCCCGGGGTTCGGGAGGTGAAGGCGAGGTTCG from Deltaproteobacteria bacterium GWC2_65_14 includes:
- a CDS encoding NADH-quinone oxidoreductase subunit N yields the protein MDSHALAMSVYSVLPEIVVVATALFILFLDVVLPEENRRVLCWVSFFGVAIALFCVFALGPARIDGFSGMLSRDGLGAFFDMVILTACALTLLMATGYSEWEGTHKGEFYSLLLLSTSGMMIMAKGTDLMTVFLGLETMSIPIYVLVGFHRGRLSSIEGAFKYFLLGAFASGFFLYGIALIYAAAGTTKIPVLATMLYDPRLAESPLFLAGVGLLLVGFAFKVSLVPFHMWTPDAYEGAPTVVTAFMAAAVKAAAFAALIRVLLTALPGMQPVLWKVLWVLAVLTMTVGNLSALWQDNLKRLLAYSSIAHAGYILVGLVSGDLLGGQASLFYLLVYAFMNLGAFGVIILLAQKEDDGYDIRHLAGVGFRYPALGALLTLFLVSLAGIPPTAGFVGKFYLFSAAVKSGYIGLAVIGVLNSAASVYYYLRIVVFMYMTPAAADAPVPRPPRTAFSLALCVAAAAVLILGILPRDLLALAERSVLSILM
- a CDS encoding NADH dehydrogenase; this encodes MSWIPAQLTGNILTVLIFLPLAGALLLVFLPKGKPRLLRDATLLVTALEFLLSLPVAIGLDGTSAAMQFVRKVPWIPEYGISYHVGVDGISLWLLMLTTFLMPLTILSTYTSVEKHVKEFMIFMLLLEVGMVGVFLAADLFLFYIFWELVLIPMYFLIGVWGSDRRIYSAIKFFLYTFAGSVLMLVAIIALYFHHYAVTGVYSTDLFAMYELSIPVKLQFWMFAAFALAFAFKVPMFPFHTWLPDAHVDAPTAGSVILAAVLLKMGTYGFLRLAIPLFPVAAVDLAPVLATLAVVGIVYGALVAMVQKDIKKLVAYSSVAHLGFVMLGMFAFNLQGIEGSILQMVNHGISTGALFLLVGILYERRHTRLISEFGGLAKGLPVYAACFMIITLSSIGLPGLNSFVGEFLILVGAFKPMPALTVVAASGVIFSAVYMLWMFQRVMFGPITNEKNRHLPDMKAREVAYILPILLFVFWIGIYPQTFLRKMDGSVEALVLRIETKRQAALSEAPPGETLLARYFDIRK
- a CDS encoding NADH-quinone oxidoreductase subunit K, translating into MMGPAPYLILSAILFGIGVAGVVTRKNALIVLMSVEIMLNGVNVAFIATGSYLGDVTGSVFAFMVMTVAAAEAAVGLAILIAIFRLKETVDITELSVLKW
- a CDS encoding NADH-quinone oxidoreductase subunit L — its product is MVNAFLDYLWLVPALPLLGVIVNGAIALFIERPLLLGTDAHGEHGHGGDSHGRDAHGGHPAPPAYRKLVSFVGPAVVGAAFVVSALSVLALAARPPAERIFVREIFSWIQAGGFFAPAAFQLDPLSSVMILVVTGVGFLIHVYSAGYMSHEKAFARYFVYLNLFTFAMLLLVLGSNFLMMFIGWEGVGLCSYLLIGYWYEKKSAADAGKKAFIVNRVGDFGFLVAMFLVFWTFGSIEYTEVFARVPGLRESGALTTGIATAITLLLFMGATGKSAQIPLHVWLPDAMEGPTPVSALIHAATMVTAGVYMVARTSTLFLLAPVSMGVVAVVGAATAIFAATIGIAQNDIKRVLAYSTVSQLGYMFLACGVGAFTAGIFHLMTHAFFKALLFLGSGSVIHALSGEQDLRKMGSLKRHLPITYWTMFLATFAIAGLPPLAGFFSKDEILWKAFSSEHGHVGLWLVGSVAAGITAFYMFRLIFMTFYGESRMDPAVEKHVHESPPSMTVPLMILAVLSVAGGWVGIPHVLGGHNYFEEWLAPVFAHPAGGAAGGAHHSAALEYLLMAGSVAVALCGIGLAWYLYRARTEKPKEIADRVPGLYGMVLHKYYVDEIYDAAIVRRIVSGSVWLWEAFDAAFIDGMVNGVGTLVRGAGGYFRRLQTGFVGNYAFSLLLGAVVILGMLYWR